Below is a window of Tachysurus fulvidraco isolate hzauxx_2018 chromosome 11, HZAU_PFXX_2.0, whole genome shotgun sequence DNA.
AGTaacttttctatttaaaatttgGGAAAAATACTTACGTGGACATAGTAATTAACACAGCCTGTTTTTACTCTGTAGGACCAGATAAATGGAAGGACATAGCATCAGCCTGTGGTGGCCAAAACCAGTCACCTATTAACATTGTCACAAAAAGGCTGATTAATCACACACGTAACCCAATCATACTGCATGGTTACCAACAATTCTTCCAAAGCATTATCACAAATAATGGTCACACAGGTGAGACATTAATCTGAATAAATCCAAATGAGTAGCTGAGATTATACTCATTATATAACTGATTGTACTGAGGAGGACTTGTATATCATACTatgattaattaatatttactttcaaatatatatgtttatatgtatgaaTTCATAAACATGGATTCCAAAACactttattgtatattatatgatattacaCTTAAATATTTGACTCTTAATATGTCCATGACAAATCCATGCCTTTCCCTATGTGGCTTTGATTTTCCCATCACAGAAAACTATGTAGTTATTTTTGTAACCAATTTGTTACCAATCACTGGTTGTCTAGATTAGGTTGTGGAGCTAATCACTATTTCTCTATCCACAGTCAAGCTTAACTTGTCAGGTGATGCTGTGATTGAAGGTGCAGGGCTCAGTGAAAAATACAAAGCAGTGGAAGTCCATTTTCACTGGGGCAAGAATGGTGGGCTAGGATCAGAGCACACTATTGATGGAGAGCGGTATCCTAtggaggtctctctctctctctctctctctctctctctctctctctctctctctctctctctctctctctctcgatgtACATTTAGCATGGTGAGCTAGTtttaatatatttgaatatatttacagAATGTCTTTGTGTCCGCAGATGCATATTGTCCACATAAAGGAAACCTACAATACTGTTCAAGAGGCTGTTAAAGACCGAACCGGAATAGCAGTTCTTGGATTTTTGTACCAGgtctattttttgttttaaataacaactatatatatatatatatatatatatatatatatatatatatatatatatatatatatatatatatatatatatatatatataatttacaaatttaggatttacatttacaaattttaaaacCCTTACTGTAAAGCCAACAAAACATATAATTActtttacaaatgttttaaatgattaCTACAGTTAAGAATATTAATATCTTGTTAGCTCATTCTCTAAATCTTTCAGGAAATTATAAACCCTCTAGACATAAATCAAAAACCATCATAATAACTATTAAAACCTAACATTATATTAGTGCATTCTCTAATAAATACCATGACTGGAAGaattaatatacaaatattacttttattttttacattgacAACATTCAAAAATCAAAGCTATTCAAAGACATGATAAGAATTGTGTCGTATAATGATGAGAGTATTTCTTAAGGCCTAACATGTAGtcattatgttttaaatattaacagCATTAATGGtgaagcatatactgtatgacccAACTGGCTGTTGCATGCTTCTTTATTTCCTAGGAAGTGCATGTATTAATTCATTACTAAGTCAGTATtagttaaacaaaaatatccGATTATTTGTGGactatacagtaaatgtttaaaGGTTCTTATGGaatttaatatttgttaaagCAGTTGTTGCCCTTTCTTATCTCACAGGAATCAGATAGTGCAAACAAGAAATATGACTCCATCATAAATGCCCTGCCTCAGATCAGCCTCCCTGGTACAGTTCACCAATTTATATGGCTTGATTCATTATCCAActctttttcctgttttctgg
It encodes the following:
- the ca4b gene encoding carbonic anhydrase 4b codes for the protein MVLLLVLLVSVLGMTGGAEWCYESQVFCDNNCKGPDKWKDIASACGGQNQSPINIVTKRLINHTRNPIILHGYQQFFQSIITNNGHTVKLNLSGDAVIEGAGLSEKYKAVEVHFHWGKNGGLGSEHTIDGERYPMEMHIVHIKETYNTVQEAVKDRTGIAVLGFLYQESDSANKKYDSIINALPQISLPGNKTTLGSVNLEMLLPDYPLTSYFRYSGSLTTPDCAESVIWTLFESIIPLSHQQLSAFSDLWFVNGTAMIDNFRPVQPLNGRNVFYSGSNTASVSTVLAVSTLIVTIMTL